GTCTTCACCAGCAGTTTTATCATCAGACCCGGGAAACGCTTGGCAATCTGAAAATACACCGATACATTGGTATTGGTATACTAAATTACCAATGAAGGCTATACTTCTTATAAAATCCATGGAATGTGTAGTCACCTGTGGGATCAAGAATCCAAACGTTTTGGTGTTGAGTCGGAAACAAAATTCATGTGGGATCTGTTGTGACAGAACCAGGTTGTAGATCAGTGATGTCATGAAAGTAGATTCATGGAGGGAATGGGGAGGATGCAGCTCACCATATCATCAGTGATGTACAGGCTGAGGGCTCCAGCTGTGTTGTAGACGAAGGCCGCAGAGTTGGTGGTGAAGACAGACACGCCGATGTACAACATGTTGTTGATCTGGGGCGGCAGGGAAAAGGCTGCGGGGGAGAACGGAGGCTCCTGATGTTTCCCGATGTTGTAAAATTCGCCCTAAATGAATTAGAATAGTCGGGACATGACAATGACTGTTGTCTTATTTTATAACCAAGCTGAGGATTcagatatttaaaatgtagagtACAATAATAAAGACTTCTTTACCTTCAAGCTCAAGTCTATAGAAGAATTTGACACTGTGGGTGGTGACACCATGGAATATTCAATCTCTGCATACTGGTCCACCTTGGCTACAACTGCAGTAAGGGACAAAGTCTCTCATATATTCAGCATTAATGaaaaatcaaattatttgaCATAAATGTGGTGTGTTACCATAGACTATATATAATTAATGTTATACAGTCTTGGTGTGTTACCATTGAGAGTTTTCAACTGAGGGTTCAATTCAGATACTGCGTCAGCCACCAGAGGGCagatctgaaaaaaagaatgagagaaaaaaatctattccaTGACTGCAAAACAATCCTAGTGTCACACGGTGCGTTTTTAAAAGAAACCTAGAGCACTTTAGACTACAACTGGTATCAGTAAACCAACAGCAGAGGAATAACTTCCTTTAAAAGAATGTCTATTTCACAATTACCACTATTTTGTGACAACGCTTGAATTATTGTTATTGAATTTagacaaaaatctaaatagaTATATTGACTTTGATATgcaggagattttttttttttatgtcaggTCTGAAAGATTGCAGTTTCTTTGCAATCTCAGTGAGAACTTCATATCAGTTATGTTTTCCAACTGGCATGTATTCCTAGGCAAGTCACAAGTCCAATAAGAATAGTGGCATGAGTCAGACTCAAATCTGAGTCCAGCACTCGAGTACTCCATCATTGATTTCTTGTACTTTATGAATACACCCCCAGGAAGGAAGGGTGATGATCAGAAACCGTGTTCGGGTTGCCCTCACCTGTTTCTGCAGTGTATTTCGTAAAGCCTTATCAATGAAGTCTTTGAAGAGATTGTACAGCCAGCTGAAACGTAAAGCACTCACAGAAATTAGAATATGCAACATGTCAAGCATAACAAAACCCTCATATTCCATTTTGTCACATGGGTTCAAACGAAGTGCACGGCAGGGTTTCTTTTACCTGGCTCCACCGTGGAATTTGATGCTCGCGCTGCCGACAGCGGCCGCACAGCTGACACTACTGACCGCAGGTCGGCCTGTCTCATCGCTCTTAATGGCAATACTTGTAGCGATGGTGAGATCATTGACATTCAAATCAAAAGAGCCGCTGTCCTTTCTGTTAAGAGAGAGGAGTCACTGCTGCAGCAGAAATGTCTCAAAACGGATTTAACTATTCTGTATTAGGAAGAAATCTTTTCTCACTCAcattattttcatgtatttgacCCTCCAGTTTCCATGCAGGTGGATGAAGGCGTTACCAATGGACAGTCTGACACCAGTCCCTGGCACCAAATCCAGTGCAGACTTTTGTAATCCCACATCCACTATTTGCATACTGGAAGAGACCACACAGTAAAGGCACTTGGGATCCCAGTTTGCTAAATAATTAACAGCAGTGTTAGATAAAAACTGGTGCATTACTTCGACAGGCTGTACTGGACCTTGCCAATGGGAGACACCTTCTGTGACCCTGAAATATCTGGGACTTTGATGGTTTTAAGTTTCTGCTGGATCGAAGCCATCCCCAGTTGTCTGCCTAACATAATGCAAGAACATTTGATGAAAGATCGGTGCTTTTCCAAGTAAAAGAGTACAGATGTGCTGCACACTTACCATATTCCAGGCCTTTTTCTGTAAGCCTGACCTCTACCCCAGGATTGGTGCCTAAAGTCATAGGTATTAAAGCCACGAGAGGCAGCCAAAAGCACAGGAACATCTTGACTGTTGGGagataaaaaggacaaaatcaTCAGCAAAACTCTGATTTGTTTTATGGATATGAGACCATAAACCAAGCGacatttctgcttttgtgtgGGAAGCAAAAAGCTTCCTCTTTTAGagctgtgctttttctttttattattggtTCCTTATTTACTGATCTATCCCATTCATAGAACACAAATCTGAACTTACATTGCTTATATCCCTGGTTTCTTCATAAAGCACAGCCCCTTCtttttgaaataacattttcttaatCATAATCAAGACAATCTAAAATTAGGgaaatttgtttttggaaaatcaTTTCTCTGTGGTTCCAATGCTTTTTGGCAATAAATCTCATACCGTTGGAAAGCCTGTTTATTTCCCTTTCAAATGGTGCCCCAATTGTAAGGAACATGCATGAGTTGGATGAGCAGTAGCGCTGAGTATGGGGTTGGCACCCATGAAAAATTTGCCAATGCTAAACAGCTTATTCTGCCATTCACTCGTTTGGAGGATTgaagtttgaagaaaaaagacatattggcaaggaaaaagttttttaatttcacaaacGGGAGCCTCAGTAGCGTGTGGAAGAACCCTACACAGCCACAACAGCCCGGCACCTCCTCCTCGTGCTTGTCACCAGCCTGGTCACACACTGCTGTGGGATGGCGTCCCAAGCTCAAAACGGGTGGCAATAGAAACGGCAACATTTGGCAATGGCAGAGAATGTTTGGCATATTTGCTCATATGCTGCTCATCCATGCTGCATGTTCCTTACAACTGGAAAGGAACCTAAACAGGCTTTCCAACGGTATAAGATTTATTGCCAAAAAGCATTCTAACCACAGAGAAATAATGTACCAAACAAAAATGTCCTTACTTGTGCTAAGTTTAGTTTGCATGTATAGTAGTAGttaatatttaaagtaaaaagtgaGGTCAAATTTGTGAAAGAATCTTTACTTCAAGTAGATAGACCAATATATTAATGTAAGAATACTTCATCACAACGCTCTGCATTCAAAATCCTACGTGGTTAAAAGTACAATAGtattataaacaaaatataCTTCTGGTATATATtgtaaaaatactgaaattggTCCTGTGACTAGCATTTATGATAACAATTTGCACAGTTGTTTCCTAGATGTCACAAGCCATATAGTTTGGAAACCaatgatttcactttttttaatatatatgttgTATTAATAAAGATTATCacgtttttaaatatataaaacttaatctgaaaagtaactccACTACAAATAAATTTCATGCATCAAAAAGGTTTTCAGTAGAAGAAGTAtacattatcaaaaaaaaaaaggaaaaatcaagTAAAGCTCCAACTAAATTGTACTAAATGTACTTCCACCACAGCCTGTGGTTGGGGAGGCCTGGGAAAGAGCTGACTCTGTGCTGTAGAGGAAAGAAACCACATGACCCCAGCAAGCCAGACTTTATTAAATTAGGCTGAGATTAAAGGCCCAGTCCGCCCCTTTTGTCCATTTTGAGTCGGTATATTTTAATAAGTGTGGAAAGATTTTACAGATGTAATATTCACTTTTTGGAACAGTCTAGTCATTGGATTTCAAGACACAATTGCAATATTTTAGTATCAGTAAATGATGTGGCTtgaacatgcttttttttttttttacaatcaaacGCTCCATCAGTTTTTAAGGAAGAATTAACTATTTTAACAATATTGTGTCCTTTTTGTGCCTGAGGTGTTGCTTAAACTTTAgtttattgcatgtttaaaTGAACAGATTTAGGCTCACGTTCATGAACAGACTGAATGATAGACATCTACATATCTATGATAGACATCTACATATCTATGATTCTATCATAGACTGAACTGACAGAATGTGAAACATGTGACTACCAGTGGAAGTTTCCATGTAGTTCAGAAGAGTTTAAGGAGAAGGTGCGCTTTcatcaaaaacactttttataaaAGAGCTGCTTATCAAAAAGAAACCATGATTTAATACTGGAAATCAAAAACACTCATCTCTGGCTTTACATACTAAGACAATAGTATAATAGACAATAGTTATATTTCATCTAAATGTAGGTTCTTCCCAAAGCAATAGCAACACCTGGAATGTATAAAACATCA
The Etheostoma cragini isolate CJK2018 chromosome 4, CSU_Ecrag_1.0, whole genome shotgun sequence genome window above contains:
- the LOC117942818 gene encoding bactericidal permeability-increasing protein-like: MFLCFWLPLVALIPMTLGTNPGVEVRLTEKGLEYGRQLGMASIQQKLKTIKVPDISGSQKVSPIGKVQYSLSNMQIVDVGLQKSALDLVPGTGVRLSIGNAFIHLHGNWRVKYMKIIKDSGSFDLNVNDLTIATSIAIKSDETGRPAVSSVSCAAAVGSASIKFHGGASWLYNLFKDFIDKALRNTLQKQICPLVADAVSELNPQLKTLNVVAKVDQYAEIEYSMVSPPTVSNSSIDLSLKGEFYNIGKHQEPPFSPAAFSLPPQINNMLYIGVSVFTTNSAAFVYNTAGALSLYITDDMIPHEFCFRLNTKTFGFLIPQIAKRFPGLMIKLLVKTVKNPVITFEPNNVTVQATGTVTAYAIQANTTLSPLFVLNLETSVSVQLFVREMRLAGAVTLNKMTLTLGKSYVGEFQVKSLDSILHMVLKVVVIPTVNDQLAKGYPLPTLGKMKLMNTQLQVLKDYVLIGTDVQFMG